One Roseimaritima multifibrata DNA window includes the following coding sequences:
- a CDS encoding mechanosensitive ion channel family protein — protein sequence MIFYAFNGIANAAGSAEMTAGNMSKAGKSAGDALREGQAKFSRFFNDIQDIPFVEIVLIVVGTWAAIVFIQRAVPFVAERGPSQLRMYLLGAVPITRLILLVSATIAIVPLVFDVSVQNFFVVAGATSVAIGFAFKDYASSLIAGVVAVFERPYRPGDWVEIEGDYGEIVTVGMRALRIRTPSDDIVTIPNDNFWTSNIKNSNDGAQTLMCVADFYVRPDHDAVQVRQGLRMVAMTSCYLEFDKPVAVMLEEEPWGTHYKIKAYPFDMRDQFRFISDLTVRGKQAILHAGAMPVSGLPVPVGSDLPRTDVSGL from the coding sequence ATGATTTTTTATGCATTCAACGGGATCGCCAACGCTGCCGGATCTGCAGAAATGACCGCTGGCAATATGTCCAAAGCGGGCAAGTCTGCAGGAGACGCACTGCGTGAAGGGCAAGCAAAGTTCTCTCGCTTTTTTAACGACATCCAAGATATCCCCTTCGTCGAAATCGTACTGATCGTTGTCGGAACCTGGGCAGCGATTGTGTTTATTCAGCGGGCTGTCCCGTTTGTCGCGGAACGAGGCCCTAGTCAGCTGCGGATGTACCTGTTGGGGGCGGTGCCAATCACTCGATTGATCCTGTTGGTCAGTGCGACGATTGCGATTGTCCCGCTAGTCTTTGACGTTAGTGTGCAGAACTTTTTTGTCGTCGCCGGGGCAACCAGTGTTGCCATCGGTTTCGCATTTAAAGATTACGCCAGCAGTTTGATCGCGGGGGTCGTCGCGGTTTTTGAACGACCCTATCGACCTGGTGACTGGGTTGAAATTGAAGGCGACTACGGCGAAATCGTTACGGTAGGGATGCGGGCACTGAGGATTCGAACGCCATCGGATGACATTGTCACCATCCCCAACGATAATTTCTGGACCAGTAATATTAAAAATTCCAACGATGGTGCACAAACTTTAATGTGCGTTGCGGATTTCTATGTGCGGCCGGATCACGATGCGGTTCAAGTCCGGCAGGGCCTGCGGATGGTTGCCATGACCAGTTGCTATCTGGAATTCGACAAACCGGTTGCGGTCATGCTTGAAGAGGAGCCATGGGGAACGCACTACAAAATCAAGGCTTATCCCTTCGATATGCGCGATCAGTTTCGCTTTATCAGTGATTTAACGGTTCGCGGCAAACAGGCGATTTTGCACGCCGGAGCGATGCCCGTTTCCGGATTGCCGGTACCGGTCGGGAGTGATTTGCCCCGCACGGACGTATCGGGTTTGTAG
- a CDS encoding PSD1 and planctomycete cytochrome C domain-containing protein → MRFCWILIASTVFLAGNCVSAEKVDFVRDIQPLLEQHCYRCHGAEKQKSGLRLDIKSEAFGGGDGYGPSLVPGESDDSPLLELIASEDEDTRMPPSGPGLKKAEIDLIRSWIEQGADWPDGVDSATLEDRTDHWSFKPLSYDPNGSIDQFIRIQLEQHGLQASAPASRANWLRRVSLDLTGLPPTPEQLAAFEADDSTEAFERVVERLLASPRYGEHWAQHWLDVVRYADTHGFEVNTPRPDAWPYRDYVIQAFNEDLPYDQFVRQQLTGDQSQNDAATGFLVTAAALLPGQIGKDDISKRLARQDELAEIIINTGEAFLGLSVGCARCHDHKFDAISQRDYYTMQAFFSGVKYGSRPIQTDQNLQIQKEREALVPQLAKAKQALKAFHEQSGLPETDPVRNELVVESDPVRFVRFTIHDANLHPSLGLIEPCLDEFEIYGSEDSEKNVALSSNGAIATASGSRESGSHKLVHLNDGVYGNSHSWMSDTKGRGWVQIELPKAMSVERVVWSRDREGKLKDRLPTVYTLEVGGESDSMEVVAGWTEAQIQKSKALREDQQVLEAKIANLNKVPKVFAGIFGTPEPTYRLSRGDPEQPAEEVPPAVLAALGDVSLPMDAPDQLRRQKLADWIASPDNPLTARVMGNRIWQWHFGNGLVSTPSDFGRSGAAPTHPELLDWLAGEFIRSGWSVKHMHRLMVLSQTYRQSSQISIDSQRIDAETRWWWRFPTRRMEAEAIRDSMLAISGRLNLETGGPGFDLFKSRGGLSGFPPIESFQGDGLRRMIYAHKIRMEREAVFGAFDCPDAGQSAAKRPQSTTPIQALNLFNSRFTMDEANAFASRIETEVGDDPETQIARAFELALGRNPSEEEIAIALPVVESHSLSTLCRTLFNTNEFLFIP, encoded by the coding sequence ATGCGATTTTGTTGGATACTGATTGCCAGTACGGTTTTCTTAGCCGGAAATTGCGTTTCGGCCGAGAAGGTTGATTTTGTTCGCGACATCCAGCCGCTGCTGGAACAGCACTGCTATCGCTGTCATGGAGCGGAGAAGCAAAAAAGCGGTTTGCGGTTAGACATTAAATCGGAAGCGTTTGGCGGGGGCGACGGTTACGGCCCCAGCCTTGTCCCCGGTGAGAGCGACGATAGCCCGCTGCTCGAACTGATCGCGAGTGAAGACGAAGACACCCGGATGCCACCTTCGGGGCCGGGGTTGAAGAAAGCCGAAATCGACCTGATCCGGTCATGGATCGAACAAGGGGCTGATTGGCCGGACGGAGTCGATTCCGCGACGCTGGAAGATCGCACCGACCATTGGTCTTTTAAGCCGTTGTCCTATGATCCCAACGGATCGATTGACCAGTTCATTCGCATTCAATTAGAGCAGCATGGCTTGCAGGCTTCGGCTCCTGCAAGTCGTGCAAATTGGCTTCGCCGAGTCAGTTTGGATCTCACGGGCTTGCCTCCGACGCCTGAGCAATTGGCTGCGTTTGAAGCGGATGATTCGACGGAAGCTTTCGAGCGAGTTGTCGAGCGTTTGCTTGCTTCGCCTCGATATGGCGAACACTGGGCACAGCATTGGTTGGACGTGGTCCGCTATGCCGATACGCATGGATTTGAAGTCAATACACCTCGTCCTGATGCTTGGCCCTACCGCGATTATGTCATCCAAGCATTTAATGAAGACCTTCCGTACGATCAGTTTGTTCGCCAGCAATTAACCGGGGACCAATCACAGAACGATGCCGCCACCGGTTTTCTGGTAACCGCAGCCGCATTGCTGCCAGGGCAAATTGGTAAAGACGATATTTCAAAACGGTTGGCTAGGCAGGACGAACTTGCCGAAATCATCATCAACACAGGGGAAGCGTTTCTCGGTTTGAGCGTCGGCTGTGCTCGCTGTCATGATCATAAATTTGACGCGATCTCGCAGCGCGATTATTACACGATGCAGGCTTTCTTTAGCGGCGTCAAATACGGAAGCAGGCCGATTCAGACCGATCAGAATCTTCAGATTCAAAAAGAAAGAGAAGCTTTGGTGCCGCAGTTGGCCAAGGCCAAGCAGGCGTTGAAAGCCTTTCATGAACAGAGTGGACTACCGGAAACCGATCCCGTTCGCAATGAATTGGTTGTTGAATCCGATCCGGTCCGGTTTGTCCGCTTCACGATCCACGACGCAAACCTACATCCTTCGCTTGGGCTGATCGAACCGTGTCTCGATGAGTTCGAAATTTACGGCAGTGAGGATTCCGAGAAGAATGTCGCCCTGTCGTCGAACGGAGCGATTGCGACGGCTTCGGGAAGTCGTGAATCCGGATCGCACAAATTGGTTCATTTGAATGACGGAGTGTATGGGAACAGCCACAGTTGGATGTCCGATACCAAAGGTCGCGGTTGGGTTCAGATTGAACTGCCTAAAGCGATGAGTGTTGAACGTGTTGTCTGGAGCCGCGACCGCGAGGGAAAGTTGAAGGACCGGTTGCCGACGGTTTACACGCTGGAGGTTGGCGGCGAGAGCGATTCGATGGAAGTGGTGGCCGGTTGGACGGAAGCACAGATCCAGAAATCGAAGGCGCTGCGTGAAGATCAGCAAGTCTTGGAAGCGAAAATCGCAAATCTGAACAAGGTCCCCAAAGTCTTCGCCGGAATCTTTGGAACTCCCGAGCCAACCTATCGGCTTTCACGGGGCGATCCTGAGCAGCCCGCCGAGGAAGTCCCTCCTGCGGTGCTGGCTGCCTTGGGAGATGTGTCGTTGCCAATGGACGCTCCGGATCAACTTCGTCGTCAGAAATTGGCCGACTGGATCGCTAGTCCCGACAATCCACTGACCGCCCGAGTCATGGGGAACCGAATTTGGCAGTGGCACTTCGGCAATGGATTGGTTTCGACGCCAAGTGATTTCGGTCGCAGTGGTGCCGCCCCCACGCATCCAGAACTGCTCGACTGGTTGGCGGGGGAATTTATTCGGTCGGGATGGTCGGTTAAGCACATGCACCGATTGATGGTCCTTTCGCAAACCTATCGTCAGTCCAGCCAAATTTCGATCGATTCGCAGCGTATCGATGCCGAGACGCGTTGGTGGTGGCGTTTTCCCACCCGTCGTATGGAAGCCGAAGCGATTCGTGATTCAATGTTGGCGATCAGTGGCCGCTTGAATTTGGAAACGGGAGGTCCCGGTTTTGATCTGTTCAAATCGCGTGGAGGCCTGAGTGGGTTTCCTCCGATCGAATCGTTCCAAGGAGACGGGCTCCGGCGAATGATTTATGCCCACAAAATTCGGATGGAGCGGGAGGCTGTGTTTGGAGCCTTCGATTGCCCCGACGCAGGGCAAAGTGCCGCCAAACGGCCTCAGTCTACGACGCCCATTCAAGCCCTCAATCTGTTTAACAGTCGGTTCACGATGGACGAAGCGAACGCGTTCGCCAGTCGGATTGAAACGGAAGTTGGTGACGATCCGGAAACGCAGATCGCACGAGCCTTTGAATTAGCTTTGGGTAGAAATCCGAGTGAAGAAGAAATCGCAATTGCATTGCCCGTCGTCGAATCCCATTCCTTGTCAACTCTTTGCCGGACCTTGTTCAACACGAACGAGTTTTTGTTTATCCCGTAA
- a CDS encoding DUF2339 domain-containing protein — MTYLIVFAVILLVVTLVGHVIWISVAFVLRGLFGSSASIVERPVEAADPRVAQQRDLFGYKRVVDALTERGRLDAAESDRLHDLGREQASLVFPDSPISASLVQDQPASSADKPFAATSPIPLRPSPANQYPAGVHPLDQEEPPVAAVPVVEAGLVAGAAQVDRVPPPPARRAFAEILSHFLVAHNIRWGELIAGLLIVFCSIGLVISLWSPLTETHRLLPSLVFLGGTLAIEGAGLYTLKRWRLRQTSRAVLTIASLLIPLSVVTGMAVASAGETPVRLGDPATLGFVFVGAICYLVALWLAGKALVRQHNTVWWMVAIGAPTMVLPAVPALLRQFGMNACWGLIGVSSLVALAIVMLAGRRSRRGEFLQIVRPVAGWNLLLVFGVGLYAMLVLVGFLVLQVPRTATTFVLIAVAITPLGLAGCGMGWRLRRSTRKWQAFAGVAIALTSMLLLAGIFPAVLGQPRWLLAWGVLIAVPAVLMAFRLRIDALLGVAAMAVGASAMLLFPWWMGDQPWGRLSTLWWFLLTDEALWLATLYGVGLLLLSRCVSVDTGQGRPAALANLPVVPSLKRTSWSFSLAVAGAFWLVSAVVLAVACAWLGWSFASLDRSWPSAVGVLGVIGLIAIMASVVINKRPHDAHRQPLDMTVRRYRLWMLRIGQLTCLLAIGFTMARLLPDRLIGLDAIVDGDAAWWWIGALAAYGLVWNLLRGTVRKVFPLRLSGGFREWTPDIICGGIAFLAIGVLGILAVVRLVLAESGAGEYSLVMLNEIPLLPAVAMAIVSAWVVSYCLLVSAQRQKWISLLAWSFFAGMTWWFGWAFADRPDRLLWIGSALIVLTSVLLTVAWWIACTQRNDFSSRKQMSREPVWKAFVSQGTIWGGLVVTAFTCLLLINHLPWFGDQVSSDGSNTIAVLVGWGVVAILGFSIASVVLRKEIMGAWAAVLVPFVAYLTAVLWLDDGWQQWAVIGWGILLAVALQRLAVISGLVRQIERHSLREVSQPSTPDTGNLQLATKYEGAWPLPVQGLTTAAFILAVAFAVICIPWVWFEPFSAGQNVSIANVSFVGAALLLGRWLGKRTCGLGINASNLVILLWSPVIALAIGRGWVGAADAKIWLLGGFSLSAVCDAVMVHWDSKRIQDWWAAVLKGGVVAGVAWSLMPNDDMGMMFGLVGCVVLHQTGSLATLFSNAAGAAKRLSYGVGQLSGCAGVLAGCLYCGWYADGTTQALLLVFVWTAGTLLLARLSVSRPLPNQYVASEPVGLILAVFSLVGVVLAQFADMPATEVAWGIAGVAVLGTSLIAVSTVLRIGRPLQVEGAFLLMMASIVLIADAVQPALSAERRLALPPLAVGFTLALFCWAWPLRQILRKQLMIWGLGWNATEDQNANLRINRVIVMTAGGLFLFATYAAWEEPHPMTRYFAIAAVFLAGWALATIATGVRYAWLRTATVLLFVGAFLLLAIAIPHQSAFRELVVVMRMLVVGIALLPLFGWLVPRTMGLADGDWKRPLRVGAGAGLTVAVIALVAMFGLELMARDDGSVESLPRALVLGIAGLLAATCVAVSLLALRRNDPEDRSVLPILSPEVRRAAIYAAQIIGFLTWLHLYLCKSPLATIGLRAYWPFVVMGLAFFSVAIVEWARRRKDTLLAGTLRQSSLLLPLVPAVGYWVGGANSEWLYIGGQVDYAVLLAVAGIYYIGVSIIWPDQRWPKILGVLLGNAALWVGLTQSEFWGFWEHPQLWLIPPAICVLMAAHLERKRLKPALLAGIRYSAMLVIYVSSTADMLLQEIGQTIWGPIFLVVLAMLGVLCGVLLRVRSFLYLGTFFILVGVLSMVWHAQAALDRTWPWWAFGIGSGILILVGLTMIEKQKKHIKRLTARLGEWES; from the coding sequence ATGACTTATCTGATTGTCTTCGCCGTTATCTTGCTGGTGGTCACGCTGGTTGGCCATGTAATCTGGATATCCGTCGCATTCGTACTGCGTGGATTATTCGGTAGTTCTGCCTCTATAGTGGAACGCCCGGTAGAGGCTGCGGACCCTCGAGTCGCTCAGCAACGGGATCTTTTCGGTTATAAGCGAGTGGTCGATGCGCTAACCGAACGGGGACGTTTGGATGCCGCCGAATCGGATCGACTGCATGACCTGGGACGCGAACAGGCGAGTCTGGTCTTTCCCGACAGCCCGATCTCCGCTTCGCTTGTCCAAGACCAACCGGCATCCTCTGCAGACAAACCGTTTGCTGCTACCAGTCCGATCCCTCTCCGTCCCAGCCCAGCCAATCAGTACCCCGCAGGCGTTCATCCTCTTGATCAAGAGGAACCGCCAGTGGCTGCCGTTCCTGTGGTCGAAGCAGGTTTGGTCGCCGGGGCAGCGCAGGTCGATCGCGTGCCTCCTCCGCCGGCGCGGCGAGCCTTCGCCGAAATACTCAGCCACTTCTTGGTGGCCCATAACATTCGCTGGGGCGAATTGATCGCCGGACTATTGATTGTGTTTTGCTCGATAGGACTGGTGATCAGCCTTTGGAGCCCATTGACCGAAACCCATCGGTTACTTCCTTCGCTCGTTTTCTTGGGGGGCACGCTGGCAATTGAGGGAGCCGGGCTATACACGCTGAAACGCTGGCGTCTGCGACAAACCAGCCGAGCCGTATTGACGATCGCATCTTTGTTGATCCCCTTGAGTGTGGTGACGGGGATGGCCGTTGCCAGTGCAGGAGAGACCCCGGTGCGTCTGGGCGATCCGGCAACCCTTGGTTTTGTTTTTGTCGGAGCAATCTGTTATTTGGTCGCCTTGTGGTTGGCGGGCAAAGCGTTGGTCCGACAACACAACACCGTGTGGTGGATGGTTGCGATTGGGGCGCCAACCATGGTGCTGCCAGCGGTTCCTGCACTGTTGCGTCAGTTTGGGATGAATGCATGCTGGGGATTGATTGGTGTTTCAAGTTTGGTCGCATTGGCGATCGTGATGTTGGCTGGACGTCGCTCGCGTCGTGGAGAATTTCTACAGATCGTTCGTCCTGTCGCCGGTTGGAATCTTCTGCTGGTGTTTGGCGTCGGGTTGTACGCAATGTTGGTCTTAGTCGGGTTCTTGGTGTTGCAGGTTCCCCGCACGGCAACCACGTTTGTTTTGATTGCGGTTGCCATAACGCCGCTTGGCTTGGCTGGTTGTGGAATGGGGTGGCGGTTGCGGCGGTCGACGCGGAAGTGGCAAGCCTTTGCAGGGGTGGCGATTGCATTGACATCGATGCTGCTGCTGGCCGGAATATTTCCCGCAGTCTTGGGACAGCCACGGTGGTTGCTTGCATGGGGAGTGCTGATTGCGGTTCCGGCCGTGCTGATGGCTTTCCGTTTGCGAATTGACGCATTGCTAGGCGTTGCAGCGATGGCGGTTGGCGCTTCGGCAATGCTCTTGTTTCCCTGGTGGATGGGAGATCAGCCTTGGGGACGATTGTCTACGCTGTGGTGGTTCTTGCTGACGGATGAAGCGCTTTGGTTGGCGACGCTGTATGGGGTTGGGTTGCTGTTGTTGTCGCGTTGCGTATCCGTCGATACCGGACAAGGGCGTCCTGCAGCACTTGCGAACTTACCCGTGGTTCCAAGTTTGAAGCGGACATCCTGGTCGTTCAGTTTGGCAGTCGCCGGAGCTTTTTGGTTGGTAAGTGCCGTTGTGTTGGCCGTTGCCTGTGCTTGGCTTGGTTGGTCGTTCGCCAGTCTTGACCGGTCCTGGCCATCGGCGGTTGGCGTGTTGGGAGTGATCGGCCTGATCGCCATCATGGCTTCGGTTGTCATAAACAAACGACCTCACGATGCTCATCGTCAACCGCTAGACATGACGGTTCGGCGCTATCGATTGTGGATGTTGCGAATCGGGCAACTGACCTGTTTGTTGGCGATCGGTTTTACGATGGCTCGGTTGCTGCCCGATCGCTTGATTGGTCTAGACGCGATTGTCGACGGAGACGCCGCATGGTGGTGGATCGGTGCACTGGCCGCGTATGGACTCGTTTGGAACCTCCTCAGAGGAACGGTCCGAAAAGTCTTTCCGCTGCGACTTAGCGGAGGATTTCGCGAGTGGACGCCCGACATTATTTGTGGGGGAATCGCTTTTCTGGCGATTGGTGTCTTAGGCATCCTGGCAGTCGTGCGGTTGGTCCTTGCCGAATCCGGAGCAGGCGAGTATTCGCTTGTCATGCTGAATGAGATTCCGTTGCTTCCCGCTGTGGCAATGGCGATTGTTAGTGCGTGGGTAGTCTCCTATTGCCTGCTTGTCTCTGCCCAGCGGCAAAAGTGGATTAGCCTGCTGGCTTGGTCGTTTTTTGCGGGGATGACTTGGTGGTTTGGATGGGCTTTTGCCGACCGACCCGACCGTCTGCTGTGGATCGGTTCCGCCCTTATTGTATTGACGAGTGTGTTGCTAACGGTTGCCTGGTGGATCGCTTGCACGCAGCGAAATGATTTTTCCAGTCGCAAGCAAATGTCGAGAGAACCGGTCTGGAAAGCGTTTGTCTCTCAAGGCACGATCTGGGGTGGATTGGTTGTAACGGCTTTCACCTGTCTGCTGTTGATAAACCATCTGCCTTGGTTTGGCGATCAAGTTTCTTCCGATGGATCGAATACCATCGCAGTGCTTGTCGGTTGGGGTGTGGTCGCGATACTCGGTTTTTCAATCGCTTCAGTCGTGCTGCGAAAAGAGATCATGGGGGCTTGGGCGGCCGTTCTTGTTCCCTTTGTTGCTTATCTGACCGCAGTCCTTTGGTTGGATGACGGTTGGCAGCAGTGGGCGGTCATCGGTTGGGGAATCTTGCTTGCTGTCGCGCTACAGCGGTTGGCGGTGATTTCCGGATTGGTTCGCCAGATAGAAAGGCACTCGCTTCGTGAGGTGTCACAGCCGTCCACCCCAGACACGGGAAATCTTCAGCTCGCTACCAAATATGAAGGTGCTTGGCCGTTACCTGTTCAAGGTCTGACCACTGCTGCATTTATTCTGGCGGTTGCATTTGCGGTGATCTGTATTCCGTGGGTTTGGTTTGAGCCGTTTTCTGCGGGACAAAACGTCTCGATCGCGAACGTCAGTTTCGTCGGGGCGGCGCTCTTGTTAGGTCGTTGGCTTGGGAAGCGAACGTGCGGGCTGGGCATTAACGCAAGCAATCTTGTGATTCTGCTGTGGTCGCCTGTCATTGCGTTGGCGATCGGCCGTGGATGGGTGGGAGCCGCGGACGCGAAAATTTGGTTGTTAGGGGGCTTTAGTCTGTCGGCCGTATGCGATGCGGTGATGGTCCACTGGGATTCAAAACGAATCCAAGATTGGTGGGCAGCGGTTCTGAAGGGAGGCGTCGTCGCCGGAGTCGCGTGGAGTCTTATGCCCAATGATGACATGGGGATGATGTTTGGTTTGGTCGGCTGCGTGGTGCTTCACCAGACGGGCAGTTTAGCAACGCTGTTTTCCAATGCTGCCGGGGCGGCAAAGCGATTGTCGTACGGGGTTGGGCAATTGTCGGGTTGTGCGGGAGTGCTGGCGGGTTGTTTGTATTGTGGATGGTATGCCGATGGGACCACGCAAGCCTTGTTGCTGGTGTTTGTCTGGACTGCAGGGACTTTGTTGCTTGCTCGCTTGAGCGTTTCGCGTCCACTTCCGAATCAATACGTTGCTTCGGAGCCCGTCGGATTAATCCTGGCCGTGTTCTCGCTTGTCGGAGTGGTGTTGGCTCAGTTTGCCGATATGCCGGCCACGGAGGTAGCGTGGGGAATCGCGGGGGTTGCCGTGCTGGGGACCAGTTTGATTGCCGTGTCGACGGTATTGCGGATCGGCAGGCCATTGCAGGTGGAAGGGGCCTTCCTGCTGATGATGGCAAGTATTGTCTTGATCGCAGACGCAGTGCAGCCCGCTTTGTCGGCGGAGCGTCGGCTGGCGCTGCCGCCATTGGCCGTAGGATTTACCTTGGCACTGTTTTGCTGGGCTTGGCCCCTTCGCCAAATCTTACGCAAGCAGCTGATGATTTGGGGGCTGGGCTGGAACGCAACCGAGGATCAAAACGCAAACCTCCGAATCAACCGCGTGATCGTGATGACCGCTGGCGGACTGTTCTTGTTTGCAACCTATGCGGCGTGGGAAGAACCGCATCCGATGACACGTTACTTTGCGATCGCAGCGGTCTTCTTGGCGGGATGGGCGTTAGCAACGATCGCAACAGGGGTTCGCTATGCTTGGTTGCGAACCGCGACGGTGCTGCTGTTTGTCGGGGCGTTCCTGTTGCTTGCGATCGCTATTCCTCATCAAAGTGCTTTTCGCGAATTGGTGGTGGTTATGCGGATGTTGGTCGTGGGGATCGCTTTGCTGCCTCTTTTCGGTTGGCTTGTACCTCGAACGATGGGACTGGCCGATGGCGATTGGAAGCGTCCGTTGCGAGTTGGTGCGGGCGCAGGATTGACCGTCGCCGTTATCGCTTTGGTCGCCATGTTCGGTTTGGAACTGATGGCTCGGGACGATGGTTCCGTCGAATCCTTGCCAAGGGCATTGGTTTTGGGGATTGCCGGTTTGTTGGCGGCAACTTGTGTGGCTGTCAGCTTGCTTGCGCTTCGCCGAAATGACCCAGAGGATCGAAGCGTCTTGCCTATCCTTAGTCCTGAGGTTCGTCGGGCTGCGATTTACGCGGCGCAAATCATCGGTTTCTTGACTTGGCTGCACCTCTATCTTTGCAAGAGTCCCTTGGCCACGATCGGGCTGCGTGCCTATTGGCCCTTTGTTGTCATGGGCTTGGCATTTTTCAGCGTGGCGATCGTCGAATGGGCTCGGCGCCGCAAGGATACGCTTTTGGCGGGCACGCTGCGTCAGTCATCGCTACTGCTGCCACTGGTCCCAGCGGTTGGGTATTGGGTAGGAGGGGCGAATTCGGAATGGTTATATATTGGCGGACAGGTTGACTATGCCGTGCTGTTAGCGGTCGCTGGGATCTACTATATCGGCGTGTCGATTATTTGGCCGGACCAGCGATGGCCCAAGATTCTTGGCGTCCTGCTGGGAAACGCGGCGTTGTGGGTCGGTCTGACGCAATCCGAATTTTGGGGGTTCTGGGAACATCCACAGTTGTGGCTTATCCCGCCAGCGATCTGTGTTTTGATGGCAGCCCATCTGGAACGCAAACGGTTGAAACCGGCACTCTTAGCGGGCATCCGGTATAGCGCGATGTTGGTGATTTACGTCAGTAGTACCGCTGACATGTTGTTGCAAGAAATTGGGCAGACGATTTGGGGACCTATCTTTTTGGTCGTGTTAGCGATGCTTGGAGTCCTTTGTGGAGTGTTGCTGCGAGTCCGGTCGTTCTTGTACTTGGGGACGTTTTTTATTCTGGTCGGAGTGTTAAGTATGGTCTGGCATGCTCAAGCGGCACTCGATCGAACCTGGCCGTGGTGGGCCTTCGGGATTGGTAGTGGGATTCTGATTCTGGTCGGTTTGACCATGATTGAGAAACAGAAAAAGCACATCAAACGGCTGACGGCTCGTCTAGGGGAATGGGAAAGCTGA
- a CDS encoding RNA polymerase sigma factor translates to MTVTMTLTEELQAMTVVELVRSAQEGDRLAFGELFQRYRPGIVALALRRVRNADEAEELAQDVFIQAMEKIGQLRVPEAFGGWLRRIVHRMAINRLTRRPPTHACDPETLEATCFAIGTPDDVALHREEAAGVRAAVDQLGIMDRQTLQAFYMNGQSLIEMSEAFDAPVGTIKRRLHVARKRLAKHMDVAQAV, encoded by the coding sequence ATGACAGTGACTATGACTTTGACGGAAGAACTGCAGGCGATGACGGTTGTTGAATTGGTCCGCTCGGCCCAAGAGGGTGACCGGTTGGCGTTTGGTGAGCTGTTTCAGCGATACCGGCCAGGAATCGTAGCCCTTGCGCTACGACGGGTGCGGAACGCGGACGAAGCGGAAGAATTGGCTCAGGATGTCTTTATCCAAGCGATGGAGAAAATCGGTCAACTCCGTGTTCCCGAAGCGTTTGGTGGTTGGTTGCGGCGGATTGTTCACCGGATGGCGATCAATCGGCTGACCCGACGACCTCCTACGCACGCTTGCGATCCAGAGACTTTGGAAGCGACTTGCTTCGCGATCGGAACGCCCGATGATGTCGCGCTGCATCGTGAAGAAGCGGCGGGAGTGCGTGCGGCCGTCGATCAGTTGGGAATCATGGACCGGCAGACGCTGCAGGCGTTTTACATGAATGGTCAGTCGTTGATTGAAATGAGCGAAGCCTTCGATGCTCCGGTCGGTACGATCAAGCGACGTTTGCACGTTGCCCGTAAACGACTGGCCAAACACATGGATGTTGCTCAAGCCGTTTAG